One Klebsiella electrica genomic window, ACCGTTTGATTATTATCTGCGCGGGGTTGAGTTGGATCCGCAGGACTACCGCTGCAATCTGGCGCTGGCGATGCTGGAGTACAACCGCGCGGACTATCCGCAAACCATCGAGTATGCGACCCGGGCGCTGTCTCGCGCGCATCGGTTGAACAAAAATCCGCAGTGTGGGCAGGCAAGTTTGATTCGTGCCAGCGCACGCGAGCGCTTACAGCAGTGGCATGATGCCCAGGAGGATTTCTGGCGCGCGGTGTGGAGCGGCAATAGCAAGGCAGGGGGATATTACGGACTTGCCCGGCTGGCGACGCGCAGCGAGCGCTACGATGATGCACTGGCATTTTGCCAGCAGAGCCTGCGGGCGTGTCCCACCAACCAGGATGTGCTGTCGCTGGAAACCTTCTTACTGCATCTCACCGGCCGTCGCCGCCAGGCCCTACAGCAGATTGAAAAGTTGCTGAGCGACTATCCGCTAAATCCCACTCTGTGGTGGCTCAACGCGACAATATCAGAGGCTGAAGCGGATACGGCGCGCTGGTTAGCCGTATGCCAGTCGCGGGATATTAACGCACTGCTGACCGCCGGGCTGCTGTTGAGCTGGGGAATTCCGACTCAGGCAAAAGCCGTACTGGCGACACTTAACTGCCAGAAAACGCTGCCGCTCTATTTACAGGCCAGCCTGGCCGAAGGGAACGAACGCATTGCGCTGATCGACCGTGCACGCGCGGTGTTTCCTGACTTCGTACGTTTTCCCAATTTGCTGGTGGAAGTGGCTGCCCTGGAGACGATTAGCGACTGCTATTTTGCCCGGCATCTTCTCGCCTGCTTTCACTATAGCCGGCGTAATGATGAGAAAGCGACGCAGCTATGGCATCGCTGCGTTGAAATGGCCCCTGATTTTGCCGATGCCTGGCGAGGGCTGGCGATTCATGCGTGGAATAAACAGGGGAATGCCCGCCTGGCGGCAGAGTATCTGGATCAAGCCTGTACTCAACAGCCGCAGGATGCACGCCTGCTTTTTGAACGCGATCTGCTGGATAAGCTGACCGCCGTTGAACCGGAAAAACGCCTTGCCCGACTGGAGGCCAATCTCGCGACCGCATTGAAACGCGATGATTTAACGGCGGAGCTGCTTCATCTTTGGCATCTTGCTGGTAACACTGAGCAGGCGGCAAACGTGCTTGCCTCGCGCAAATTCCATCCCTGGGAAGGCGGCGAAGGCAAAGTGACCAGCCAGTTTGTCATCAACCAGCTATTGCGTGCCTGGCAGCATCTTCAGCAGCAACAGTCGCAGCAGGCGGAAGCGCTGTTGTTATCGGCGTTACGCTATCCCGAGAACCTGAGCGAGGGGCGCCTCCCGGGGCAGACAGATAACGATATCTGGTTCTGGCTGGGTATTTGCGCCAGGCAGCAGAGTAGGGAAGAACGTGCGGTTGAGTGCTTCCGCAAGGCGGCGTCAGGCGATCGGACGATCAATATTCATAGCTACTACAACGATCAGCCGGTGGACTATCTCTTCTGGCAAGGCGTGGCTCTGCGGATGCTCGGCGATCGTCTGAGCAGCGAGCATCTTTTCACTGAAATGTTGCAGTGGGTTGAGCATATGGAAACGGTACAGATAGAGGCCGATTTTTTCGCGGTGTCGCAGCCTGACCTGCTGGCGCTATATGCCGATATCCAAAAGCAGCATCAGGAGAAGTGTTTATTGGTGCGCGTTCTGGCGACGGCGGGATTAGGCGGCGGATCGCGGTATGAACAGGCACTGTCTGAGCTGGAAGCGCTAAACCCTGCCTGGGCGAAGGCCGCATTATTTCGGGAAACGCTGCCGTTTGTGCTGCATCTCATTAACTAAAGAACGTTTACTGTAATTTTTGAGCGGTCTGACCCGCCGCTCTTCTCGAGATGTTTAGAATATGTGAAATCGTTCTGCGACAGGCCCGAATGCCGCAGAAGCCAAACAACAATAAATGCCTGACCCTACAGGAGGCACGTATGTCTAAAAATAAGGCAGTCTCATGTTTTTTATGTTTACTGTTAACGTCGTTGAGTATTTCATTCCCCGGCTATAGTGCGGCAAAGGATATCACGGTGGGGGCTATCTACCTCGATACCCAGGGCTATTACGCCGGCGTGCGGCAAGGCGTTCAGGATGCGGCAAAAAGCACCGATGCGAAAATCCAGCTGATTGAGACCAACGCGCAAGGCGATATTTCTAAAGAGAGTTCATTTATCGACACGCTGGTGGCGCGTAACGTAGATGCCATCATTCTTTCCGCCGTTTCAGAAAATGGCAGTAGCCGCGCGGTGCGTCGGGCCAATGAAGCCGGTATTCCGGTGATTTGCTATAACACCTGCATTAATGAGAAAGGCGTCGACAAATATGTCTCTGCCTATCTGGTCGGCGACCCACTCGAGTTTGGTAAAAAACTCGGCGCTGCGGCCGCGGATTATTTTATTGCCAACAAAATTAGCGCACCGAAAATTGCTGTCATCAACTGTGAAGCATTTGAAGTATGCGTACAGCGGCGCAAAGGTTTTGAAGCCGCGCTGAAGGCGCGCGTTCCAGATATGCAGATTGTCGCGAATCAGGAGGGAACCGTTCTGGATAAGGCTATCTCAGTTGGCGAGAAGCTGATTATCTCCTCGCCCGAGCTGGACGCCATCATGGGAGAGTCTGGAGGGGCAACGCTGGGGGCAGTAAAAGCGGTCCGTAACCAAAATAAGGCCGGAAAAATCGCCGTATTTGGCTCCGATATGACCACCGAAATAGCCCAGGAGTTAAATAGCTATCAGGTACTAAAAGCGGTGGTGGATATTTCCGGCAAGAAAATGGGTAACGCCGTTTTCGCACAAACGTTGAATGTCATTAATAAAACCCCGCCAGCAAATAAAATTATCCCTGTTGCTATCGATACCTATACCAAATCTGAAGACGGTAAGCAGTGGCTGGCTACGCATGTCGATGGCTTGCCTTAATTCCCCTGTCGAATAACTGAGGTAAAGACTCAATGACGGCAACAGAAAAAACGGCGGTGCCGGTAGCTCAGATCCTGGGGGGAAATAAGCGCTATCCTGGCGTAGTTGCACTGGATAACGTTGATTTTACCCTGTCAAAAGGCGAAGTTCGGGCGCTGCTGGGGAAAAATGGTGCGGGAAAGTCCACTTTAATCCGCATGCTGACTGGAAGCGAAAGTCCCGATAGCGGCGAGATTTGGTTGGCCGGAACGCGTCTCGAAGGTAACGATGCAACGCTAACCCGCCGGGCTGCGGAACTGGGCGTCAGAGCCGTATACCAGGAGTTAAGCCTGGTCGAGGGATTAACGGTAGCGGAGAACCTGTGTCTTGGTCAGTGGCCGCGCCGCAATGGCATGATTGACAAAAATGCTATGGCCCGCCAGGCCGCAGAGGCATTAGCCGCCCTTGGTGTCGATGTCCCGTCAGATGCGCTGGTCGACACGTTGAGCCCGGCGCAAAAGCAGCTGGTAGAAATCGCCCGTGTGATGAAGGGTCAACCGCAAGTGGTGATTCTTGATGAGCCGACCAGTTCACTGGCTAATGCGGAGGTTGAACTGGTGATCAACGCGGTGAAGAAAATGTCAGCGCTGGGCGTTGCCGTAATTTATGTCAGTCATCGAATGGAGGAGATACGCCGCATCGCCTCTTGCGCCACTATTATGCGCGATGGTCAGGTTGCCGGTGATGTCACGCTGGAGAGTACGACAACGCAGGAAATTGTATCGTTGATGCTAGGCAGGGAGCACATCGATCTTCCGCAGGTGAAATCTGAAATCGCACTGACAACCCCGGTACTGCAGGTGGCCCGGCTACGCCATCCCCCTAAGCTGCAGCAGATTAATTTTACACTGCACCGCGGCGAAGTGCTGGGTATTGCCGGGCTTCTGGGATCGGGTCGTAGCGAGTTACTCAAGGCTATCATCGGTTTAGAAACGTTTGCTGAGGGGGAGATAACGCTCAATGGTGAGCGCATTGAGCGCCCGCGATATATCTCAATGCTCAAGTGTGGAGTGGGCTATACCCCGGAAAACCGTAAGGAAGCGGGCATCATTCCGCTGCTGGGCGTAGATGAAAATACGGTGATGACCAACCGGCATAAGGTGAGCCGCCGCGGCGTACTGAACTGGCAGCGGATCCAGCAGTTGACTGCCGCCGTCATGAGCAGAATGACGGTCAAAGCGGCAAATACGGAGACTGCCATCGGGACGCTATCGGGGGGCAACCAGCAAAAAGTGGTGATTGGCCGTTGGGTTTACGCCGGAAGTGAAATTTTACTGCTTGATGAGCCCACGCGCGGAGTTGATATCGAAGCTAAGCAGCAGATTTATCGAATTGTGAGGGAACTCGCGGCTGAAGGAAAAAGCGTCGTATTCATTTCCAGCGAAATAGAGGAACTGCCCTTAGTCTGCGATCGTATTTTGCTGCTGCAAAACGGCGAATTTACTCGCGAGCTTTTAGCCCCCGTTAATGTCGATGAATTAATGTCGGCAATTTTATCCACGCATTAGCCACAACGTTTATTGAGGAATTAACAGATGTCTGCCTCATCATTAACGCTGCCGCAAGGCAAAAATGCCACACCCAAGCAGTTTGTCAGTCGTCATATTAATGAAATTGGCCTGCTGGTGGTGATCGCTATTCTATATCTGGTGTTTTCATTTAACGCGCCGGGATTTATTTCTTTAAACAATCAAATGAATGTCCTACGCGATGCGGCGACGATTGGTATTGCCGCATGGGCGATGACGCTGATTATTATCTCCGGTGAGATTGATGTCAGCGTCGGTCCGATGGTGGCGTTTATCTCCGTCTGCCTGGCCTTTCTGTTGCAGTTTCAGGTTCCGCTTAGTATTGCCTGCCTGCTGGTATTAATCCTCGGTGCTGCGCTGGGGACTCTCGCTGGCGTGCTGAGAGGCGTATTCAACGTGCCGAGCTTTGTCGCGACCTTAGGTCTATGGAGCGCATTACGCGGCATGGGGCTCTTCATGACCAACGCGCTGCCGGTACCCATTGATGAAAATGAGGTGCTGGACTGGCTTGGCGGGCAACTCTTTGGCATCCCCGTTTCGGCATTAATTATGCTGATTCTGTTCGTCATCTTTGTCTTTATCAGCCGCAAAACCGCCTTTGGCCGTTCCGTATTCGCGACCGGCGGTAACGCAACGGCAGCGCAACTCTGTGGAATTAACGTCAAGCGGGTGCGTATTTTAATTTTTACGCTTTCAGGTTTACTGGCGGCGATTACCGGTATTCTGCTGGCAGCGCGGCTTGGATCGGGCAATGCCGGGGCCGCCAACGGACTCGAGTTTGATGTTATCGCCGCGGTGGTGGTCGGAGGCACCGCACTGTCTGGCGGCCGCGGCTCGCTATTTGGCACATTATTAGGCGTACTGGTTATTACCCTTATTGGCAATGGGTTAGTGCTTCTGGGTATTAACTCATTCTTCCAGCAGGTCGTCCGCGGATTAATTATCGTGGTTGCTGTTCTGGCAAATATATTGCTGACCCAGCGCAACAGTAAACGTAAACATTAATATTCATTAATCTGTTTAGAGGGAATTATGAAAACAATGTTGGCTGCTTTTTTACCCGGGGATTCAAGCGTTGAGTTGCGCGAAGTTCCTGTACCAACGCCGGGAATTAACCAGGTTCTGATTAAAATGAAGTCTTCGGGGATTTGTGGTAGCGATGTTCATTATATTTATCATCAGCATCGTGGTACCGCTGCGGCACCGGAGAAACCGCTGTATCAAGGTTTTATTAATGGCCATGAACCCTGCGGGCAAATTATGGAAACCGGGGCCGGCTGTCGGCATTTTAAAGCGGGAGATCGGGTGCTGGTATACCATATTTCCGGCTGCGGATTTTGCGCCAACTGCCGTCGTGGTTTTCCAATCTCCTGTACCGGAGAGGGTAAA contains:
- a CDS encoding DUF5107 domain-containing protein; this translates as MSSVNVWQETVHIPTYETGAQDVHPMFLENRVYQGSSGAVYPYGVTDTLSEEKTLKAWQAVWLENDYIKIMILPQLGGRVHRAWDKVRQRDFVYHNDVIKPALVGLLGPWISGGIEFNWPQHHRPTTYMPVDFTIGENDDGSKTVWVGETEPMHGLQVMTGFTLRPQRAALEIGSRVYNGNATPRHFLWWANPAVKGGDGHQSVFPPDVTAVFDHGKRAVSAFPIATGTYYKVDYSAGVDISRYKNVPVPTSYMAEKSEYDFVGAWCHDEDGGLLHVADHHIAPGKKQWSWGYSEFGQAWDKNLTDENGPYIELMTGIFADNQPDFTWLDPFEEKRFEQYFLPYHSLGMVQNASRDAVIKLQREEGDIIWGVYAISPLVAHRLTVREEGNPQPLLDEMIELAPCAAVQGALAGIDPSRLTMELLDSHGRCVLRYQEHQPQALPLPEVAVTPLSAGAISSVDEAWFIGQHLEQYHHASRSPFDYYLRGVELDPQDYRCNLALAMLEYNRADYPQTIEYATRALSRAHRLNKNPQCGQASLIRASARERLQQWHDAQEDFWRAVWSGNSKAGGYYGLARLATRSERYDDALAFCQQSLRACPTNQDVLSLETFLLHLTGRRRQALQQIEKLLSDYPLNPTLWWLNATISEAEADTARWLAVCQSRDINALLTAGLLLSWGIPTQAKAVLATLNCQKTLPLYLQASLAEGNERIALIDRARAVFPDFVRFPNLLVEVAALETISDCYFARHLLACFHYSRRNDEKATQLWHRCVEMAPDFADAWRGLAIHAWNKQGNARLAAEYLDQACTQQPQDARLLFERDLLDKLTAVEPEKRLARLEANLATALKRDDLTAELLHLWHLAGNTEQAANVLASRKFHPWEGGEGKVTSQFVINQLLRAWQHLQQQQSQQAEALLLSALRYPENLSEGRLPGQTDNDIWFWLGICARQQSREERAVECFRKAASGDRTINIHSYYNDQPVDYLFWQGVALRMLGDRLSSEHLFTEMLQWVEHMETVQIEADFFAVSQPDLLALYADIQKQHQEKCLLVRVLATAGLGGGSRYEQALSELEALNPAWAKAALFRETLPFVLHLIN
- a CDS encoding substrate-binding domain-containing protein, producing MSKNKAVSCFLCLLLTSLSISFPGYSAAKDITVGAIYLDTQGYYAGVRQGVQDAAKSTDAKIQLIETNAQGDISKESSFIDTLVARNVDAIILSAVSENGSSRAVRRANEAGIPVICYNTCINEKGVDKYVSAYLVGDPLEFGKKLGAAAADYFIANKISAPKIAVINCEAFEVCVQRRKGFEAALKARVPDMQIVANQEGTVLDKAISVGEKLIISSPELDAIMGESGGATLGAVKAVRNQNKAGKIAVFGSDMTTEIAQELNSYQVLKAVVDISGKKMGNAVFAQTLNVINKTPPANKIIPVAIDTYTKSEDGKQWLATHVDGLP
- a CDS encoding sugar ABC transporter ATP-binding protein — encoded protein: MTATEKTAVPVAQILGGNKRYPGVVALDNVDFTLSKGEVRALLGKNGAGKSTLIRMLTGSESPDSGEIWLAGTRLEGNDATLTRRAAELGVRAVYQELSLVEGLTVAENLCLGQWPRRNGMIDKNAMARQAAEALAALGVDVPSDALVDTLSPAQKQLVEIARVMKGQPQVVILDEPTSSLANAEVELVINAVKKMSALGVAVIYVSHRMEEIRRIASCATIMRDGQVAGDVTLESTTTQEIVSLMLGREHIDLPQVKSEIALTTPVLQVARLRHPPKLQQINFTLHRGEVLGIAGLLGSGRSELLKAIIGLETFAEGEITLNGERIERPRYISMLKCGVGYTPENRKEAGIIPLLGVDENTVMTNRHKVSRRGVLNWQRIQQLTAAVMSRMTVKAANTETAIGTLSGGNQQKVVIGRWVYAGSEILLLDEPTRGVDIEAKQQIYRIVRELAAEGKSVVFISSEIEELPLVCDRILLLQNGEFTRELLAPVNVDELMSAILSTH
- a CDS encoding ABC transporter permease, translating into MSASSLTLPQGKNATPKQFVSRHINEIGLLVVIAILYLVFSFNAPGFISLNNQMNVLRDAATIGIAAWAMTLIIISGEIDVSVGPMVAFISVCLAFLLQFQVPLSIACLLVLILGAALGTLAGVLRGVFNVPSFVATLGLWSALRGMGLFMTNALPVPIDENEVLDWLGGQLFGIPVSALIMLILFVIFVFISRKTAFGRSVFATGGNATAAQLCGINVKRVRILIFTLSGLLAAITGILLAARLGSGNAGAANGLEFDVIAAVVVGGTALSGGRGSLFGTLLGVLVITLIGNGLVLLGINSFFQQVVRGLIIVVAVLANILLTQRNSKRKH